Proteins from one Arthrobacter sp. DNA4 genomic window:
- a CDS encoding helix-turn-helix domain-containing protein, translating to MTNLLHPEPRQRAALTGHERLGSDPGNLTPEIPGLRNLIKESWQRSASFKANPDNAAAPLAFDWDQLEDYRRQHPLAAIMPVINKLLVQPSHDSGLLVAVGDEVGRLLWVDGDPTLQRRAEGMMFVPGADWSEASVGTSAPGTALALGRGIQIAGAEHYQRAVHPWSCTAVPFHDPDSGAVLGVVDITGTDTAVAPHTLSLVEATVAAAQAQLRVERLQLAAELARKPVRRRSPAAAGRQGPGASEGSLYRNSLQLLGRDQALLSLGGRTVSLSARHSEILALLSTHPDGLTAEELGLLLYPGEGSTITLRAEMVRLRKVIQQLSPDAVPGSRPYRLPLDLVPDTGQVLSCLQRGAHRIALEIYRGEVLPRSEAPGVVDLRNRVSSLLREAVLTDGSAESLLKYAALPEARDDVVIRRAALRLLPPRSPKRAAVVADLERLEAELRA from the coding sequence ATGACGAACCTGCTCCATCCTGAACCGCGCCAGCGTGCCGCACTGACCGGCCACGAGCGCCTGGGGTCGGACCCCGGCAACCTCACCCCCGAGATCCCCGGGCTGCGCAACCTCATCAAGGAGTCCTGGCAGCGGTCGGCAAGCTTCAAGGCCAATCCGGACAACGCTGCCGCGCCGCTGGCATTCGACTGGGACCAGCTGGAGGACTACCGGCGGCAGCACCCCCTGGCCGCGATCATGCCGGTCATCAACAAACTCCTGGTCCAGCCCAGCCACGACAGCGGGCTCCTGGTTGCGGTGGGCGACGAGGTGGGCAGGCTGCTGTGGGTGGATGGCGACCCCACCCTCCAACGCCGGGCCGAAGGCATGATGTTCGTCCCCGGTGCCGACTGGTCCGAGGCCAGCGTCGGCACCAGCGCGCCGGGCACCGCCCTTGCCCTGGGCCGGGGGATCCAGATCGCGGGCGCCGAGCACTACCAGCGGGCAGTGCACCCCTGGAGCTGCACCGCCGTCCCCTTCCATGACCCCGACTCCGGCGCTGTCCTCGGCGTCGTGGACATCACCGGGACGGACACCGCGGTGGCGCCGCACACGCTGTCGCTGGTGGAGGCCACCGTTGCTGCCGCCCAGGCGCAGCTGCGGGTGGAGCGCCTGCAGCTTGCGGCGGAGCTCGCCAGGAAGCCAGTACGACGACGGTCCCCGGCTGCCGCCGGCAGGCAAGGCCCGGGTGCCAGCGAAGGCAGCCTTTACCGGAACAGCCTGCAGCTGCTGGGCCGCGACCAGGCACTGCTCAGCCTGGGCGGCAGGACCGTTTCCCTGTCAGCACGGCACAGCGAGATCCTCGCCCTGCTGAGCACTCACCCAGACGGGCTCACTGCCGAGGAACTGGGCTTGCTGCTGTACCCCGGGGAGGGCTCCACCATCACGCTGCGGGCCGAGATGGTCCGCCTGCGCAAGGTCATCCAGCAGCTGAGTCCCGACGCTGTCCCCGGCTCCCGCCCGTACCGGCTCCCGCTGGACCTGGTGCCGGATACCGGCCAGGTGCTCAGCTGCCTGCAGCGCGGCGCACACCGGATTGCCTTGGAGATCTACCGCGGCGAGGTACTCCCGCGCTCGGAGGCGCCAGGCGTTGTCGACCTCAGGAACAGGGTTTCGTCCCTGCTCCGGGAAGCGGTCCTCACGGACGGCAGCGCCGAGTCCCTGCTCAAGTACGCTGCGCTTCCCGAAGCAAGGGACGACGTCGTCATCCGCCGCGCCGCGCTCCGCCTCCTGCCGCCGCGCTCACCCAAGCGGGCCGCCGTCGTAGCCGACCTGGAACGGCTGGAAGCCGAACTGCGCGCCTGA
- a CDS encoding TetR/AcrR family transcriptional regulator: MNTAGAGTRPYSSPKRATSAEETGRRILQATEDLFMQGPLADVTLGAVAARAGVTVQTVIRRFGDRAALIDASAKAATARVDSQRSAVPPGDVPAAVDNLLEHYETTGALALKLLAEEQTSPVLAEITGGARHLHREWCRRVFGPFLDPLKGSPDHDRRLAQFVALCDVYNWKLLRLDAGLSRGQVAHSLLEMLEPFTRRP, encoded by the coding sequence ATGAATACGGCCGGGGCCGGAACCCGTCCCTACAGCTCCCCGAAGCGCGCCACCTCTGCCGAGGAAACCGGCCGCCGGATCCTGCAGGCCACCGAAGACCTGTTCATGCAGGGGCCGCTCGCCGACGTCACGCTGGGTGCGGTGGCTGCCCGCGCCGGTGTCACCGTCCAGACCGTCATCCGCAGGTTCGGGGACCGCGCCGCCCTCATCGACGCCAGCGCCAAGGCTGCCACGGCCAGGGTGGACAGCCAGCGCAGCGCCGTTCCTCCCGGCGACGTGCCCGCCGCCGTCGACAACCTCCTGGAACACTACGAAACCACCGGCGCGCTGGCACTGAAGCTGCTCGCCGAGGAACAAACCTCCCCCGTCCTGGCGGAAATCACCGGGGGAGCGCGCCACCTGCACCGCGAATGGTGCCGCCGCGTTTTCGGCCCCTTCCTTGACCCCCTGAAGGGCAGCCCGGACCACGACCGCCGGCTGGCCCAGTTCGTCGCTCTCTGCGACGTCTACAACTGGAAACTGCTGCGCCTGGACGCCGGGCTCAGCCGCGGCCAGGTGGCCCACTCCCTGCTCGAAATGCTGGAACCCTTCACGCGGAGGCCCTGA
- a CDS encoding FAD-dependent oxidoreductase has product MSNHSETAANRPLRVAIIGAGPAGVYAADILTKSSGVKDGDFQVSIDLFEAYPAPYGLIRYGVAPDHPRIKGIVNALHKVLDRGDIRFLGNVTYGRDLTLHDFRAFYDAVIFSTGAIKDADLDIPGINLRGSFGGADFVSWYDGHPDVPREWPLEAREIAVIGNGNVALDVARMLVKHPEELLTTEIPDNVYAGLKASPVTDVHVFGRRGPAQVKFTPLELRELSHMEDVDIVLYPEDFEFDDASDEAIRSNNQVKTMVNTLTNWLVEEHAESENPSSRRLHLHFLHSPVEVLDDGTGKVGGIKFERMQLDGTGNAKGTGEYVEYPVQAVYRAIGYHGSALDELEYDAKRGVIPNEGGRVLDADGNPVPGIYTTGWIKRGPVGLIGHTKGDALETIGFLLEDRLTLPAARNPDPQAIIDLLEERGIEYTTWEGWNKLDAHEAGLGAAWTGPEGLDHVVRERIKVVPREEMIRISRG; this is encoded by the coding sequence GTGTCCAATCACAGCGAAACCGCCGCCAACCGTCCCCTCCGCGTCGCCATTATCGGCGCGGGACCGGCAGGAGTCTATGCTGCGGACATCCTCACCAAGTCCAGCGGGGTCAAGGACGGCGACTTCCAGGTCAGCATCGACCTCTTCGAGGCCTACCCGGCGCCCTATGGACTGATCCGGTACGGCGTAGCCCCGGACCACCCCCGCATCAAGGGCATCGTCAACGCCCTGCACAAGGTCCTGGACCGGGGCGACATCCGGTTCCTGGGCAACGTGACCTACGGCCGGGACCTCACGCTGCACGATTTCCGGGCCTTCTACGACGCCGTCATCTTCTCCACGGGCGCCATCAAGGACGCGGACCTGGACATTCCGGGCATCAACCTGCGCGGCTCCTTTGGCGGCGCGGACTTTGTGTCCTGGTACGACGGCCACCCGGACGTGCCCCGCGAGTGGCCGCTGGAGGCCAGGGAAATCGCGGTGATCGGCAACGGCAACGTGGCCCTGGATGTGGCCCGCATGCTGGTCAAGCACCCTGAGGAGCTGCTCACCACCGAGATCCCGGACAACGTGTACGCCGGCCTGAAGGCGTCCCCGGTGACGGACGTCCACGTCTTTGGCCGCCGCGGCCCCGCCCAGGTCAAGTTCACCCCGCTGGAGCTGCGGGAACTGAGCCACATGGAAGACGTCGACATCGTCCTCTACCCCGAGGATTTTGAATTCGACGACGCCTCGGACGAGGCCATCCGCAGCAACAACCAGGTCAAGACCATGGTGAACACCCTCACCAACTGGCTCGTGGAGGAGCATGCGGAGTCGGAGAACCCCTCGTCCCGCAGGCTGCACCTGCACTTCCTGCACAGCCCCGTTGAAGTGCTCGACGACGGCACGGGCAAGGTGGGCGGCATCAAGTTCGAGCGCATGCAGCTGGACGGGACCGGCAACGCCAAGGGCACCGGAGAGTACGTTGAATACCCCGTCCAGGCTGTCTACCGGGCCATCGGCTACCACGGCTCCGCGCTGGACGAACTGGAGTACGACGCCAAGCGGGGCGTCATCCCGAACGAAGGCGGCCGGGTCCTCGATGCCGACGGCAACCCCGTTCCGGGCATCTACACCACGGGCTGGATCAAGCGCGGACCTGTGGGGCTGATCGGCCACACCAAGGGCGATGCGCTGGAGACCATCGGCTTCCTGCTGGAGGACCGGCTCACCCTCCCGGCGGCCAGGAACCCGGATCCCCAGGCCATCATCGACCTGCTGGAAGAGCGCGGCATCGAATACACCACCTGGGAAGGGTGGAACAAGCTCGACGCCCACGAGGCGGGCCTGGGTGCCGCCTGGACCGGACCCGAGGGCCTGGACCACGTGGTCCGCGAGCGTATCAAGGTGGTGCCGCGCGAGGAGATGATCCGCATTTCCCGCGGCTGA
- a CDS encoding endo-1,4-beta-xylanase, with protein MAGRPHALTVVLVSALLVILASCSPPKPDVTLDLLHGDWQDVPGVRAGNGALQVTPTARRIVEQSGEGGQPNPPLNLAGTHLVVGGDFSVSATFQDVTADASWALYDRPPVIADEFRVEPAGLRLTLQGNDLKIAVFDGTQKKDVTQPVPVHDEHVTVKDPGAPFTVRRSGDTLAVASGNDTLSSLPLGKVFSSGELWLGFSSDSGDFAITSLKAVAPGSAGLRTSGAAAAGVQPSKDGLQALAARTRPEFLVGAAVALGPLTGDTDYAREFVENFGALTPENAMKPQFLSPQRGVYTFEEADAILAIARSKGLAVHGHTIAFTEAMPRWMQELPAGSDAERRTSAAALLDYISAVVGHFKGQLASLDVVNEPFDVDQGTGMQQNIWYRVFGPGYPAVVSKAVYAADPDVKQYINENGADVPGRRQDALLKLILDTNAQGGHIYGAGLQAHVYDLKTDAISADDLTRTLKRFGDAGLRVRISENDVTDSQGTEAQAKQYATVLATCLRSRTCVSYTTWGVDDRYDWWIDDGGSLRQGHDHLFNDGKPTPAYDAVKRALGG; from the coding sequence ATGGCCGGGCGCCCGCACGCACTGACGGTGGTGCTGGTGTCCGCCCTCCTCGTCATCCTCGCGTCATGCTCCCCGCCCAAGCCTGATGTGACGCTGGACCTGCTGCACGGGGACTGGCAGGATGTTCCAGGCGTCCGGGCCGGGAACGGCGCACTCCAGGTGACGCCCACCGCCAGGCGAATCGTGGAGCAGAGCGGGGAAGGAGGTCAGCCGAACCCCCCGCTCAACCTCGCCGGCACGCACCTGGTGGTCGGCGGAGACTTTTCGGTCAGCGCGACGTTCCAGGACGTGACCGCGGACGCGTCCTGGGCTCTGTACGACCGGCCGCCCGTCATCGCCGATGAGTTCCGCGTCGAGCCGGCGGGCCTGCGGCTTACCCTTCAGGGAAACGACCTGAAGATCGCCGTCTTCGACGGGACGCAGAAGAAAGACGTGACCCAGCCGGTGCCGGTGCATGATGAACACGTCACGGTAAAGGACCCGGGGGCGCCCTTCACCGTGCGCCGCTCCGGAGATACGCTTGCCGTCGCAAGCGGCAACGACACCCTTTCCTCCCTTCCCTTGGGCAAGGTGTTCTCATCCGGGGAACTGTGGCTGGGGTTCTCCAGCGATTCCGGCGACTTCGCAATCACCTCGCTCAAGGCGGTTGCGCCGGGAAGCGCGGGCCTGCGCACCTCAGGGGCCGCGGCAGCCGGCGTCCAGCCGTCAAAGGACGGCCTGCAGGCGCTCGCCGCCAGGACCCGTCCGGAGTTCCTGGTAGGCGCGGCCGTGGCACTGGGGCCCCTCACCGGGGACACGGACTATGCCCGGGAGTTCGTCGAAAACTTCGGCGCCCTCACACCGGAGAACGCGATGAAGCCGCAGTTCCTCTCCCCGCAGCGGGGCGTCTACACCTTCGAAGAAGCTGATGCGATCCTGGCGATTGCCCGGAGCAAGGGCCTGGCAGTGCACGGCCACACCATCGCTTTTACGGAGGCCATGCCCCGCTGGATGCAGGAACTCCCCGCAGGCTCGGACGCGGAGCGCCGGACCAGCGCGGCAGCACTGCTCGACTACATCTCCGCAGTAGTGGGGCACTTCAAAGGGCAGCTGGCTTCCCTTGACGTGGTCAACGAACCGTTCGACGTGGACCAGGGGACCGGCATGCAGCAGAACATCTGGTACCGCGTCTTCGGGCCGGGCTATCCGGCCGTGGTTTCCAAGGCTGTCTACGCGGCCGATCCGGACGTCAAGCAGTACATCAACGAGAACGGCGCCGACGTGCCGGGGCGCCGCCAGGACGCACTGCTCAAGCTCATCCTGGACACGAATGCGCAGGGCGGCCACATCTACGGGGCAGGCCTCCAGGCCCACGTCTACGACCTCAAGACCGACGCCATCTCCGCCGACGACCTCACCCGGACGCTCAAGCGTTTTGGGGACGCCGGGCTCCGCGTCCGCATCTCCGAGAACGACGTCACAGACAGCCAGGGGACGGAGGCCCAGGCGAAGCAGTACGCCACGGTGCTGGCCACCTGCCTGCGCTCGCGCACCTGCGTCTCCTACACCACGTGGGGAGTGGATGACCGCTACGACTGGTGGATCGACGACGGCGGGAGCCTGCGGCAGGGCCACGACCACCTGTTCAACGACGGGAAACCCACCCCGGCATACGATGCCGTGAAGCGCGCCCTGGGCGGCTGA
- a CDS encoding DNA topoisomerase IB yields the protein MRLRRSNASGRGYRRVPAGKGFSYRDLDGSTLPPGPIRDRLESIGIPPAWTDVWIAPFENGHIQATGVDAVGRRQYIYHPEWRERKDRVKFDRSLQLAESLPAARRRVTMDLRSEGFTRDRVLAAAFRMLDTGSLRVGSERYTNENGSRGLATLLCAHVQVRKDRILLRFPAKSGKDWESEIRDADLAALLRLLKRRGPNARLLAYKEGRTWRPVTSADINAYVKERTGSDFTAKDFRTLRGTVAAAESLARTGVQRTAAKRKRAISRAMYDAAETLGNTPSIARKSYVDPRVLDHYHDGETIDPKRLDSAEAELRALLYREGKVVALAAN from the coding sequence ATGAGGCTCCGGCGCAGCAACGCCTCGGGCCGCGGCTACCGCAGGGTGCCCGCCGGCAAGGGCTTCAGTTACCGGGACCTGGACGGCTCCACGCTGCCGCCCGGCCCTATCCGCGACCGCCTGGAAAGTATCGGCATCCCGCCGGCCTGGACCGACGTCTGGATCGCCCCCTTCGAGAACGGGCACATCCAGGCGACCGGCGTGGATGCCGTGGGCCGCCGCCAGTACATCTACCATCCGGAGTGGCGCGAGCGTAAGGACCGGGTGAAGTTTGACCGGTCCCTCCAGCTGGCCGAATCGCTGCCCGCGGCCCGGCGGCGGGTGACCATGGACCTGCGCAGTGAAGGCTTCACCCGCGACCGCGTCCTGGCGGCGGCGTTCCGGATGCTGGACACCGGCTCGCTGCGGGTGGGCTCGGAGAGGTACACCAACGAGAACGGAAGCCGTGGGCTGGCCACGCTGCTGTGCGCCCACGTCCAGGTGCGCAAGGACCGGATCCTCCTGCGCTTCCCGGCCAAGAGCGGCAAGGACTGGGAATCGGAAATCCGCGACGCCGACCTCGCCGCCCTCCTGCGCCTGCTCAAGCGGCGGGGACCGAACGCGAGGCTGCTGGCTTACAAGGAGGGGAGGACCTGGCGTCCGGTCACCAGTGCGGATATCAACGCCTACGTGAAGGAGCGGACCGGCTCAGACTTCACCGCCAAGGACTTCCGGACCCTGCGCGGAACCGTGGCGGCCGCGGAAAGCCTGGCGAGGACCGGAGTCCAGCGGACGGCGGCAAAGCGGAAGCGGGCCATCAGCCGCGCCATGTACGACGCGGCGGAGACGCTGGGAAACACTCCCTCCATTGCGCGCAAGAGCTACGTGGACCCGCGGGTGCTGGACCACTACCATGACGGCGAAACCATCGATCCGAAACGGCTGGACTCGGCGGAAGCTGAGCTCAGGGCGCTGTTGTACCGCGAGGGCAAGGTAGTGGCCCTGGCCGCCAACTAG
- a CDS encoding glycosyltransferase — translation MSTVLAYTSPAIGHLFPMVPLLAELKARGHDVHIRTLPRQVPQLTESGFHAGPVDGRILAIEATDYRATNPKAALASSVETFAARARFDAPDLQRAIEGIRPDLLLVDINAWGARILAEHSGLPWATFSPYTPPLPSRGTPPFGPGLAPLPGPLGRARDAVVRRLVIGAVEKLMLPRINALRADISGGMLPPVTGANSMFRTAPLMLVATAGPFEYPHPDWAPDVRMIGALDWEPPAETPSWLGEATAPVVLVTTSSEYQADDAIVRTALAALAGEPYTVVATLPAAEAGSAGAARAAGLDRFQPVPSNARLEHFVPHGPVLDRAAVAITHGGMGATQKALSKGVPVVVVPFGRDQHEVAARVVAADAGVRLSRKRLTPERLREAVHQALGKAPGARRVADGYAAAGGAAAGADALEELVRAGR, via the coding sequence ATGTCCACCGTCCTTGCCTACACTTCACCTGCCATAGGCCACCTCTTCCCCATGGTTCCGCTGCTCGCGGAACTCAAGGCCCGCGGTCATGATGTCCACATCCGCACCCTGCCACGGCAGGTTCCACAGCTCACGGAGTCAGGGTTCCACGCCGGGCCGGTGGACGGCAGGATTCTTGCGATCGAGGCCACGGACTACCGCGCCACAAACCCGAAGGCTGCCCTGGCCTCCAGCGTTGAGACCTTCGCCGCCCGCGCCCGGTTCGATGCGCCGGACCTGCAGCGCGCCATTGAGGGGATAAGGCCGGACCTGCTCCTGGTCGACATCAACGCCTGGGGCGCGCGCATCCTGGCAGAACACTCAGGGCTGCCGTGGGCAACCTTCAGCCCCTACACCCCGCCGCTGCCCTCAAGGGGTACGCCCCCGTTCGGGCCGGGGCTGGCTCCTTTGCCGGGTCCGCTCGGCAGGGCCCGGGATGCGGTGGTGCGGCGCCTGGTGATTGGCGCCGTCGAGAAGCTGATGCTGCCCCGGATCAACGCCCTGCGGGCCGACATCTCCGGCGGCATGCTTCCCCCGGTCACCGGCGCCAACTCCATGTTCCGCACCGCCCCGCTGATGCTCGTGGCCACCGCCGGGCCGTTCGAATATCCGCACCCGGACTGGGCTCCGGATGTGCGCATGATCGGCGCCCTGGACTGGGAGCCGCCGGCCGAAACTCCCTCGTGGCTCGGGGAGGCCACCGCTCCGGTCGTCCTGGTGACCACGTCCTCCGAGTACCAGGCGGATGACGCCATCGTCCGGACCGCCCTGGCGGCCCTGGCCGGAGAGCCCTATACCGTCGTCGCCACGTTGCCTGCAGCCGAGGCCGGCTCTGCGGGTGCCGCCAGGGCCGCCGGCCTCGACCGTTTCCAGCCCGTTCCGTCCAATGCCAGGCTGGAACATTTCGTGCCGCACGGCCCTGTCCTTGACCGCGCCGCCGTTGCCATCACCCACGGCGGCATGGGGGCAACACAGAAGGCCCTCTCAAAGGGAGTGCCCGTGGTGGTGGTCCCGTTCGGCCGCGACCAGCACGAGGTGGCCGCAAGGGTAGTGGCGGCCGACGCCGGAGTGCGGCTCAGCCGGAAGCGCCTCACGCCGGAGCGGCTCCGGGAAGCCGTCCACCAGGCCCTGGGCAAGGCGCCGGGGGCGCGCCGGGTGGCGGATGGCTACGCGGCCGCCGGGGGAGCAGCGGCGGGGGCGGACGCTCTGGAAGAGCTGGTCAGGGCAGGCCGGTGA
- the rarD gene encoding EamA family transporter RarD has product MPEGTSPATPVATPAAAPPAGEGPRAVAKDSTTGMLFGIGAYVLWGLLPLYFFILMPAGAVEIVANRVVWSLLFCALLITVTRAWGVLAVALKDRRVFGSLALAAFLIAINWLTYTYGVTTGQAVETSLGYFINPLVSVLLGVLVLKERLRPLQWAAVGVGFVAVGVLTYSYGKLPWIALTLAFSFGLYGFVKNRVGSRVDAITSLSVETMVLAPLAAVAMVVLAAGGSSTLTSEGPGHFWLLLASGVITAVPLLFFGASARRLPMTTIGLLQYFAPVLQFVVALLVFREAMTVERWIGFGVVWLALLLLTLDMLRAARRNSLARRASVRQGA; this is encoded by the coding sequence ATGCCAGAAGGAACCTCCCCCGCCACGCCCGTTGCTACCCCCGCAGCCGCGCCGCCGGCCGGTGAGGGGCCCCGGGCTGTCGCCAAGGATTCGACGACCGGCATGCTGTTCGGCATCGGCGCCTACGTTCTGTGGGGGCTGCTCCCGCTGTACTTCTTCATCCTGATGCCGGCGGGCGCCGTCGAAATCGTGGCCAACCGGGTGGTGTGGTCCCTGCTGTTCTGTGCTCTACTGATCACGGTGACCAGGGCGTGGGGCGTGCTCGCGGTGGCGCTGAAGGACCGACGGGTCTTTGGTTCCCTGGCGCTGGCGGCATTCCTGATTGCCATCAACTGGCTGACCTACACGTACGGCGTCACCACGGGGCAGGCCGTGGAAACGTCACTGGGCTACTTCATCAACCCGCTCGTCTCTGTGCTGCTGGGTGTGCTGGTCCTGAAGGAAAGGCTGCGGCCGCTCCAGTGGGCCGCCGTCGGCGTCGGCTTCGTAGCGGTGGGCGTGCTCACCTACTCCTACGGGAAGCTGCCATGGATTGCCCTGACCCTGGCGTTCAGCTTTGGCCTGTACGGCTTCGTCAAGAATCGGGTGGGATCGAGGGTGGACGCCATCACCAGCCTCAGCGTGGAGACGATGGTGCTCGCCCCTCTGGCCGCCGTGGCCATGGTGGTCCTGGCCGCAGGCGGCAGCTCCACGTTGACGTCCGAGGGACCAGGACACTTCTGGCTGCTGCTGGCATCGGGCGTGATCACCGCCGTCCCGCTGCTTTTCTTCGGTGCGTCCGCACGGCGGCTGCCCATGACCACCATCGGACTGCTCCAGTACTTTGCCCCGGTCCTGCAGTTCGTGGTGGCGCTGCTGGTCTTCCGGGAGGCCATGACGGTTGAGCGCTGGATTGGTTTCGGGGTGGTGTGGCTGGCCCTGCTGCTGCTGACCCTGGACATGCTGCGGGCCGCTCGCAGGAACTCCCTCGCCCGCAGGGCGAGCGTCCGCCAGGGCGCCTGA
- a CDS encoding aldehyde dehydrogenase family protein, with protein MTVYAQPGTDGSKVTFKDRYENWIGGEWVAPVKGQYFENITPVTGKAFCQVARGTAEDIELALDAAHKAAPSWGKTSVAERAAILNKIADRIDENLEMLAVAETWDNGKPIRETLNADLPLASDHFRYFASAVRAQEGSLSQLDDNTTAYHFHEPLGVVGQIIPWNFPILMAVWKLAPALAAGNTVVLKPAEQTPSSILVLMELIGDLLPAGVLNVVNGFGVEAGKPLASSSRIRKIAFTGETTTGKLISQYASQNLIPVTLELGGKSPNIFFNDVAQENDAFYDKAQEGFALFAFNQGEVCTCPSRALVQEDIYESFMADAVARVEKMIQGNPLDTETQVGAQASNDQLEKILSYIDIGKQEGAKVLTGGARAELPGDLAGGFYVQPTVFEGHNRMRIFQEEIFGPVVAVTRFSDYNDAMGIANDTLYGLGAGVWSRNGNVAYRAGREIQAGRVWVNNYHAYPAGAAFGGYKSSGIGRENHAMMLDHYQQTKNLLVSYDENKLGFF; from the coding sequence ATGACCGTTTACGCACAGCCGGGAACCGACGGTTCGAAGGTCACCTTCAAGGACCGCTACGAGAACTGGATTGGCGGCGAATGGGTGGCCCCGGTCAAGGGCCAGTACTTCGAAAACATCACCCCGGTGACGGGCAAGGCGTTCTGCCAGGTGGCCCGCGGCACCGCGGAGGACATCGAGCTAGCCCTGGACGCGGCACACAAGGCCGCACCCTCCTGGGGCAAGACCTCCGTGGCGGAACGCGCCGCCATCCTGAACAAGATCGCCGACCGCATCGACGAGAACCTCGAGATGCTCGCCGTGGCCGAAACCTGGGACAACGGCAAGCCCATCCGGGAAACCCTCAACGCCGACCTGCCGCTGGCCTCGGACCACTTCCGCTACTTCGCCTCCGCGGTGCGCGCCCAGGAGGGCAGCCTGTCCCAGCTCGATGACAACACCACCGCGTACCACTTCCACGAACCGCTCGGCGTGGTGGGCCAGATCATCCCCTGGAACTTCCCCATCCTGATGGCCGTCTGGAAGCTTGCGCCCGCGCTCGCCGCCGGCAACACCGTGGTGCTCAAGCCCGCGGAGCAAACGCCCTCATCGATCCTGGTGCTGATGGAACTTATCGGGGACCTGCTGCCCGCCGGCGTACTGAATGTGGTCAACGGCTTCGGCGTGGAGGCCGGCAAGCCGCTGGCATCCAGCTCCCGGATCCGGAAGATCGCCTTCACCGGTGAAACCACCACCGGTAAGCTCATCAGCCAGTACGCCAGCCAGAACCTCATCCCCGTCACCCTGGAACTGGGCGGCAAGAGCCCCAACATCTTCTTCAACGATGTTGCCCAGGAAAACGACGCGTTCTACGACAAGGCCCAGGAAGGCTTCGCACTCTTCGCCTTCAACCAGGGCGAAGTCTGCACCTGCCCCTCGCGGGCCCTCGTGCAGGAGGACATCTACGAGTCCTTCATGGCCGACGCCGTGGCCCGGGTGGAGAAGATGATCCAGGGCAACCCGCTGGACACCGAAACGCAGGTTGGCGCGCAGGCCTCCAACGACCAGTTGGAGAAGATCCTGTCCTACATCGACATCGGAAAGCAGGAAGGCGCCAAGGTGCTCACCGGCGGCGCCCGCGCCGAACTCCCGGGGGACCTCGCTGGCGGCTTCTACGTCCAGCCCACCGTGTTCGAGGGCCACAACCGGATGCGGATCTTCCAGGAGGAGATCTTCGGCCCCGTGGTGGCGGTGACCCGGTTCAGTGACTACAACGACGCCATGGGGATCGCCAACGACACCCTGTACGGCCTGGGCGCCGGCGTCTGGTCCCGCAACGGCAATGTGGCCTACCGCGCCGGCCGCGAGATCCAGGCCGGCCGCGTCTGGGTGAACAACTACCACGCCTACCCGGCAGGTGCCGCTTTCGGCGGCTACAAGTCCTCCGGCATCGGGCGCGAGAACCACGCCATGATGCTGGACCACTACCAGCAGACCAAGAACCTCCTGGTCAGCTACGACGAAAACAAGCTGGGCTTCTTCTAG